The Dermacentor silvarum isolate Dsil-2018 chromosome 7, BIME_Dsil_1.4, whole genome shotgun sequence genomic sequence GTCATCTCAGACGACGTCTCCTCTGACTTCGCGGGCAACGAAAGAGCCGCAGTCACCGACGACCACGGCCATTCCGACGACCACCGTTCGGCCCGCGAATGCCAGCGCACCAAATAAGGCCGCGGACCAGGGGAAGCAGCCCGGCAGCATCGTGAGCACCGTGCGGGGAGTCAAGTACCGCTTCTACTTCGACCCGAAGTTGGTGGTTCGACCGCTCGACGGACCGAGCTTGCGGGCCCGCGTCCGCCGGCACTTGAACTTCGTGAGGCTCAACGACGTGGAGAACTGCATGTCGTTCCTGATCTGCGAGATGTCACGCTACCCGCTGGCTTACGGACCGCTGGGCGTCAAGGTGGATCGCTTCTTCAGGTACGAGATGTTTTCGGCTGTATAGCAAACCGGGCAATTTGGTTTTGGTGCGTGGCTAATAACGAACCTAAGACGAAGGCGAGCGACGCAACACTATCTAGAAATCCAACTATCAACGGGAAATTAATTGTGGAAACGAGTTTAATATACACACTTACTGCGCAAGTTCCTTCAGGGAAACGAAATGACCGTGACAAAGGATCGCGGTTCGATCGGTTACTACAAGGTAGCATACAAGAGAAGCAGGACAGGTGTTAAGAAGTCTCAAATTTGTGAACCCCGTAAGCTCAAAGACCCTTTCACATCAAAGGAAATCAAGACAACCTaactttatttctggccatgaagAGTACATCCGAAAAGAAAtagaagaaataataaaaaaaaacggtgaAATGTTATTTCAGTTACTAGTGTAGCAATTAGCAACTGTTCTGGTGAGCTTTCCACCGCTGTTCCTGCGGTTGCAGGTTGGAATTGTTCGTATATGCGTCATACTAAAAGCTTTTGGTTTAGCGCACCCATCCCGGAACAAAAAGAACGACGCagatacgcacacacacacacacgctgctACTTTTAACGACGTCTTCATTCACTTACGGGATCAGAGTATGCGCCCTCACCGAGTGCGTCACAGACAAGACGTGCTCGGAGCACATTGAGAACAGCAAAATCGCGACATGCATGAGACCGACAGTTACACTTGATTTCTAATCACTGCATGCTCAAAAGTTCTAACTCTTCCGTTGATAACGAGATGGATGACTAACTGAATCATGCATCACCATATAGATGCATGACTATATGCGCTGTGATTAACTGATTAGCCTGGTCAACCCCTAACTACCGCTTTAGCACTTCAAAAACGCTATTGTGTGGTACTATGGGTTAAACAGACATTTTTAGGTATGAAACAGATATAAATAATGATCCGCCGGACGTTAATAGTGATGCCAAACAGGCAGAAACGGCTGTACTGGATAGGCGCGATGCCAAGGACGTCAGCTGTGGAACTATATCGAACTACAAAGAATGGCATATAAAAAATTCACAATTCAAAGGGGTGTAAATCCCAAGTAATAAGATCAGGCTTTCTAAGAACGGGGGGTTACTGGGCAAAATTTCCAAGTGCCGATTACTCCTACGACCTGTGAGGAAAACAGATGCTTCTAGCAGCGGCTGCTGTGGAACCTTCCGCTTATCTGAAACTAAAAGGCCAACCAGTCTCCGggagggacaaaaaaaaaaaaaaatcacctgtaAGGGGGGTTTGTAAATCTGTTGTGCATCAGTGTTGCcagaaaaagcaagctgcatgGGTCTTGTCTATAGTTCAAAACGGGTAAGGCGATAAAAACAAGCTTTGGACGGGTTTCGGGACGTGCTGAGTTAAGTAGAAAGTGCGAAAAAGATAAGAAAGCGATGATTACGAAGACATGTCGGGCCGAAAgttaagaaaagaaaaacgtggtgtgagcgcgcacaaacacgaagagatcacactgaatgacagcagacaacgactgtcaaaacgctggcagcaagcatacgccgcaacgggcgaaggtacgtgcggtctatcgcttcaacggaaactgagcggcgaatgcacttaaaggtcagagccgtgtggagataagagacggtgcgagcgacgagcgcggttgttagcagagaagtgcgcccccccccccccccccttgctccctccggcgctggcttcctgcttccttgcttgcgcgtgggagattgagtgcgttcgctctccgtgatagcgcgcgtctccgcacgcttcctctcgggcatacggcgcgcggcgaagattttatctatagggaacgtcacggcgacggcgacgacgacgacgacggcgacgacgacgccgacggcagaaatccggttcaagtgtccatataattgctatcgcaataaaaaaaaagatcagatATAACGCAACGATTAAGTTAAGGAACAGACACTAAAATCTATTGAAGGACGAATGATAAATCACAGAGGGAAACTAACCACAGTAAAGAATAAACATGAcctatataaaaaaaagatatGATTAACTCTGTTCTGGCGAGATAAGCGCTGCTGTCTACAGTCTTGTCACTTGTATGACTAGTATTTTCGGGAGCAGAGGATATATTGAGGTCCGAGCTGCGATCAACCTTTCATCTGCAATCTCTCGTCATGTATAAGCTATGCGGCCTGATGTCCATGGCCGTTTCAAGTCGCTTCACTTTTGCATCAAAAAGCGCTTCCTTGGCTGGGCACCCAACCGCACGAGTAGTCGCAGTTTGTGGTCGCAGTGACAGGATTTCGTATATAGATGGCGCCGccaaaactatatatatatatgtcatccATAGCCATGTCATCGTGCTCTATGACGCCGCTGAGCGAATACGTCGCATGCACAGAAACTTTATTCCTGTGATACTGAAACATAAACGTTACTGCCGGAAACGGGCTTCTTCACCTCAATCCCTCGACATTTCGGTGTACCAGGCAACGGCGCCTGCCCAACCCCCCTTCCACTCCTcgcaaaaaaaattactggctaTGCCATTGCGCCGTGGTTATCGTTACTGCATTGCTGCTGCCTTGCAGTCGCCTTCAGTAGCCTGTTAGTACTAGTCTGATAGCTTTATAGTTGTTAGCCTGATGGTTTTTAGTGTTATGGTATTAGCTGATAGTATTGGTCTGATAGCCTTATAGTTATTGGCCTGATGGTATCAGTTCTCAGTCTGATAGTATTAGCCTGATAGTATTATCCGATAGCCTGCGATAGTCTCACGCTTACCTGTAATCTCGCAGGTATCCCATGTGGGACACGGGCTCTTCGGCTGCGCACTACGCCGCCATGGCCCGACATGGCCGCCGCGACGGGGGTTGTCGCGGCCGCATCTCCTCCTGCCGGCACCCGATCGGCCCGCTGTTCCAACGCCGATACAGCTTCCGATACGGACACTTTTGAGCGTCAACAGCAGCACATTGCTTCATCGCGTCCCAAGGACGGTATACGCCTACCGGCAACTTCATCACTTCCAGCGATCACTTCACCAGACCACAGTAGGGATGATGTCCACGTGCTTTTCTGGCGGAAACAGAGCGTGCGGTTCCTTCACTTGCGTGCAATAAATGCCAAGGGATCCCTGCGTTGCGTGTCGCTTTCAACTTATCTGGTTATGACACAAACAACCACGCACGATACGAAGTCAAACTCGAGGCCTCGCCGAGATATAAACTGGGCAGGCGTGACGCAAACCGGAACTGCTTCATATTTACGCCGGTTAGTCGTTTCGTATTCTGGTATAGCGCGCGTGAGAATGCATCGTTCTCACGGAGAGGCGAAGTAGTCCGAAATGCCCCTGATTGGTCCTTTAAAAATTGGTACGAGGCAACGGAAGATGTGGCTGAAACGCAGTAGCTGCGCTCAGACGTTCACTGTTAAAAAATGTTTGCACACTTTGGGACGTATTTCGTCCCACTACGATAATCGCCAtatgccttgcttgcgtttccgtTCTTGAAAGCCCTGCTGTCGAGAATGCGATTTCACGCTggcgcgcatgccgttcgtgacctgaccgggctcgcagcgttaaaggaTATGCAggcaagatagatgacgattatcgttcaTGTACGAGATAAGCCCCGGAGGGTGCAAACTTTGTAAAGAGTGTATGTTAAACGGTCACTAAAGAGAAGAGAAAGCGAACCGAGAGACCCGGTTTTCCTAAGCCACAACCACACGCTCGAAACCGACATGCACAGGAAAGCACAGGGGTGATTACTTATTTGTTTATTCTATGCCCTCTCACACAACGTGTAATCTATGGCGTAATAATGCGAGGACGTTGTTTTGTATCCCAACTGCGGACAGTTGTTTGTTCGTCCACCTTCATTTATAATTACTACATTCATAATTGctacaaaatttaaaaaaagaaaatgagctttgacttttttttttctaataataaACACATAACCGCAAAATAGACGTTTGAAAGAGTAAGTTATCAGGCTGAGCTGATTTATACTCTTAGTTTCGTGAAACTTCATCAGTTCGAATTACTCAAGTATTTACCTAATCACCCAATCACTTAAGCTGGCACCTTAGGTTCCAGCCTTTTCCCACTGCGGCGATAACTTCGCTGGTGCTATAGACAATTTGTAAGTCTAAACGCTTTTGGTTCCACAACATGTGCTTGGAACCAAGAAGTCGAGCATATCAGACATTAAAGGGCCATGGCATGGTTGACCGCCAATTAAATTGGATGTTTCAGCGTGTGACGCAACTATTCGCCGCGCACTGGGGAGTTGACGGCAATGCATATACCACTTGGCCATATACCGAGTATTATTTCCGATCCTTTTCAGCAGCTGCAGAGTGTGAGCGTAGGgtcgtcatcaatatgaaaggCAAACCCCCGTACGGGAAGATACACACATTTCTCTGCAAAAGTGTTCAATGCGACAAAGTTTAATAGAAAAGCTTGTTGTGCATCAAGTTCATAGATTTGAATCCATGTATCACGAGTTATCGTCGTTTTAAATACAAATTCCATGTCGCCTTTCATATTGACGGTGACTGTACTTGCATAGTGTGACCGCACTCGCTTCAGGCGAGCACGATACTGATACCGACACGACGGTGGCACCAGTTATCGGCCGAGCCACCGGTGAGAGAGATGAATGAAAACTTAACCAACTGAACTGCTTATTCGGCAACTTGTGCCAACGAAGTGGGCTATAATTCGGTAACAACACTCCGCCCGACGACGCGCCCAGATCTTCTTCGTCTCTCCTCGTACATTACTTAAAGCAACAAGACGTGGGCCGCGAAATGGGGTCCGAAAGTATTCGACTGCTTTCTCGAACTTTATTTTCGCCTTATCATCGGTCGCAAACTCGCGCAGCTTTACGTCGAAGACATTACAGAAATAGCTCTGCGCTTCGTCAAAACGGACAGCAACAACTGGGCTGGCTTCTGCTTCCGAAGGAACAATGTAAGCGTGTAGCTTTTGCAGTTGATATGAGGCTAGTTAGCGCTGAACTTCGTGTAACAGCTATGGGAAAAGTTGGTGCATGTTGTAAGTATGCGTTCGTGCTCGTAAAGTAAGTTATCGGCGGTCAAACAAATGCGTTACATTTGCCAGTATGTAGCCCCTCAATTTAGTGCGGATGAAGCGCCTGCTTGCACCTTATTCTGGTGGGAAAtaacatttttttaatttctgcttACCAATTGTTGATTATGCATACTGGGCGTGCGTTTTTTACGGCATTCGTtatgctcttcttcttctttctggggttttacgtgccaaaaccagttctgattatgaggcacgccatagtggggggctccggataaATTCTCGAACCAAGCCGCTGGGCAAGACTGGGCAGTTACATAGCGTAAACATGATGAACCTGTGTAGGAGACATGTACTAGCCAGATACTAACCGAGAGGTTATAGTAATCTCATTGCAGTGTTGAACACAGAGTATAtaagccacgtgcctgctctcttACGTttacgtgttacgtgacgccatcgggaaAAATAGGGTATGCCATATCCACCCGCCTTGGCtctggcgctggctaacactcccagggctagatctgGTACACATAAATACCAAAGTTAGTGCAGGagttgatggccgtcgccgtatcATAATCGTAGTGCATCTTATAAGGTAAATGTACCTTGTAGTGATGCTTCCATAGCAGCCCATGCGTTCAAAACATCATGGTTCatcggcgatgatgatgatttgtgagTTTCCCTTTGTAAAGGACTGGTAAACTGTTACCCTGGTCTGAATAGATAAATAAAAGTAATAAGAGAAGCGGTTCATGGGGctcagcgccatctgtgtgacgagggaacacttcTGGTGGAACAGGAATATTGTCACACCAGGTATACGTTAGAaatagaagtgacgtcatttttgaCATCACAGGCGCGAAATTCGCTTTCGTGGCCTGCGATTAGAGCTGCACGTTCTGTTGCAGCATTTTCAGATGCCCCGCAATTCAACTCGATGGGCACTTAGATCGTCCAGCACGTAAAGCAATACAGCAAAACCTCAGCCATACGAGTGTCGAAATTGCACCGATGCATAGAACATCGTTTCTTTGCAGGCCAAAGAAAGCTTTGGGTGTTGAATGCTGGTCACGTCGTCAGACGCCAAACGCCCGTCAGCCAACGCAGCCGCACCAAGGCAGCTAATTGAATCAATTATGCCATtgtacgtcccaaaaccacgatttaattatgagacacgccgtactgggggactctccggattaattttgaccaacaggggatctttaacgggcccccaatgcacgggacacaggtggtatttctttttttttttttttttttgcatttcgccctcatctaaatgaggccgccgtggccgggattcgatcccgcgacctcgtgcttagcagcgcaacaccatagacGCTAAACCAGCGCGGCGGGTACGAACGCAGCAAAAGTAAACTTACCTATAGTAGTCGCataactcactacttttgactgagcACGCAGAACACCGACGAAACACCTAAGCACCAGAATTCAGACAAACGTTGAAGAGCGAGACAACACGTGTGAGGGGGACGTGTAGCAGTAACAAGTGAGCTTTGCGAGCACGCCTTGCTGCACTTGTAAGAGCTGAATTGTATTGCAATTcatagcggcgtgaacgccccCCTTTTATAGCGAGCGCTGAAAAAAGAAGTATTTAGAGTTAACGATAAAGTAAACGTCAGTTGTCCTTTCTTTCCTCGCCACATATGTGTAacattgattaggaattttattttattcattgaaTGAAACCAAGCTGTGTCTTGTTTTAACTAAAAAATGGATTTTTGTTTCTCAATGTTTGTACTCGTTCTCATAAAAGTCGCGTTTCAggtcgctgctcccataaccccGCCTTGCTGATgccggtgaccgcttttcgcccgaagcttcgcggcCCATTGGATCGACCTTGTATCGCACGCGAAGTGCGAATGTGGTGGGTTCGATACCCACCGGctacaagttatcttttcgtccactttcagaTCCCCTTCATTAATTTGAGCATTTATAGTTaaaccacagctaattacccctatgctttcgttggcttcattgcctgcttTGTGAGGCGGTTATTTGAATGGTATAAAACTGCTCATCTTCTGCACCGAGTTTCGCAGCCTACTGACTACATGCCTGCCTCCTGGCAAGGCAACCAGACGCGGACAAGACGCATGTTTAAATACGCATGTTTAAGATATAACGACTGGGGTACGTTGGGTATGCGCCCTTCTTGTCACGTGTGTTGTGCAATACTTGCCGAACCACTTTCACACCAACATCAGGTCGTTGGGTTACGAACGAGTCATCCTTCGAATGCTGCGCGTTCCCATACACGTTTAACACCGAGTCGTGACACGTTGCCCTGCACGTATTTCAAATATGAAAGCAAAGTGGGTATATAGGTTGAAATATTCTTTATTGACGCTATATACAGACACATGAGAAAGCAAAGTTCCGCATGTGTGGGTGTGACACAGTGGCGGTGATGAGCTTAATAAATACGAAGTAAATGTGTGATATGCTGCACAATAAAACAACACTATAGGCGAGAACCTCCTGCTACATACGGAGTGTACGAGGTTGCACGCGGTTGCCGATAAATCAtctccaataaaaaaaaatttgtagGAAGCAGAAAAGTACGTCCCAGTTTCTGCCACGAAAGCTTCTAAATCTCATGCATATAGTATCATTTGTTTTTTACAACATAACATGAACAACTGTTATCAAAGGAGGTCGCCAAAGCATGACAGGTCGCCAAGCTCCATGCGGCCATTATACTATATCACTGCGATGTAGGCGCCCCTGCCAAACACTGCTCGCTGTGGAAGACTGCGTCTCGGATGTGTCCTAGAGGCCGCGGTCCACACACTGTCCGCAGCGCTGTACAGGCTGGGCTCCATTTTCGTCGCACCACGCCGAGGGTTTCAGCCGAAGTTCGCCGACAGGCTGATCAGGTCGACGACCGTCATGGGACAGCTGTTGTACTTGATGCGGCAGCCttcgccgccgtgcgttcggcCCACTTCGTACGCGCGGTTGTAGGCGTCCGCCACATCGCTGGTGCTTATTAGCCTGTCCACGTACCTGAAAATATAGCGTTAGTGAGGTtctacgctctctctctctctctctttttttaacgCGATCCGCTAAGggcaccatgtcgcagaaaacccggccggcaccgggttttctgcgacatggtgcaAATCATCCCATATTTATTTAGTTATACGTATATGCCacaccttgctatatgacatgcggtatatgcgagttatattgctgcaccattctatcactaaagttgctcataccttgtcttattattcttgacaaagttattcctcggaattttgagaatgacggcccacaaacaaatgtcatgaaataaaacgccaacagcgcatgcctcttatgttaaatattctcaggatgaaatattaaaagtgcgaaacaataacggcAATGTGAAAATGATGTAAtgtttttggcgcggctgtggaCTACTTCAGGGATCGGCCCACGTGTTTCTACTAGAAACACGTAAAAACACGGAAggtaaaaacacacacacacacacacacacacacacacacacacacacacacacgctcgttTCACGTAAGGCATCACGTTTTCCTCTGTTAAGGACTTTCAATATGCAATGGGCGAGATCACGGGAACTGATGATCTCGGCTCCTAGATAGCAGGGGAcctattctgcgacgatccacttcggcgatactatctcCTTGGCCATATCAGGCGCACGCTGATaatggctggttgagcaaaatcgtaTGACGTAGTGCTCAATCAGCTCATCAGGTTTTGCTGAACCAGCCAATCAGCCTGCGCCTGATGACCAAGGCGATAGCATCGCCAAAGTAGATCGTCGCAGAATAAGTCCACACGCCTCTGCCTTATGACGTCAGGCTACTCGgaccaaaatttccattgcctAGTCAGGcttgacgaaagcggtgacgtcagaaTCACCGCGGCATACTCGGGACCATCCCCATTAGATCCTATATGGCAGTCGATCAAGGTAGCATGAcatcatggatcgaagtgcaatGGCCTTGTGCTGTCTAGGAGGCGTTGGGTGATGCCGAGCATGAAGTTTCCTACTAAGACCACTAGAGGCAACTTTGGTGCTGCTATCGCTCAATCACCAcgagaatgatggttagtacgtggatttgccagaaggacgaagtttagccACATCAATGTTGCTAACCTTCATTCCCATGCCGGCGGAACCATTATGCTTGCAGCTCCTGTAGAAAGTAGCGCCACCTCAAGTTAATTGTGTGAAACTCTATGATGCCGAGGACAATGCCATTGCTTCTAGTGAacgataggggggggggggggggggagttggaAGGGTGTGTCTGCTCAACCTTGGTCTTTTAATTCTCGCCCCTTCACCTTTCGATCTAAATTAAAATCTGCACGCTGAGGCTCAATCCGTACTCAGGAAGTGCCAAGTGAGAACCTGACGATAAGCATCTTCTTGCACGCGAACACGTTCCCCGATGCAGATTTATAGCTTTTAGCACAGCGTAAtcaagagagatagagagatgaGAATTTATACGAGCAGAAGTAGATAGGCCGGGGCTGAGGCGACAACTCTGCTCAACACTGCGTAATGATTCGGAACACTAACTTATATAGTTGAAGACACCTTAACACGAGCCATCATAAGTTCGCGTTGGAGTAGCTTCATTGTTGCGATCTTTGTCTTTCACTTACTCGAGTATTTAACCACAAGGGCCGTCTTCCATGCTGTTACATCGCATAGCGCAACGAGGAGCAGCAGAACTTAAGTATACACACTAATATAAGGCTATATAAATTAGCCGACGGATTATTCAGACTAATCCGATCAATCGGATTAATCCGTGCAGATTATATGCGAATTTCGCCTTGAGGTGCGACTTCACGGCAACGCTAATTTCACCTTATAATGTGGCTTCAGGGCAGCGCGCACCGCGCTGTTGTGGAGCCACATTATAAAGCAACATCTGCGCTGCCGTGAAGTCGCACATCTAGGCGAAATTCGCATATGATCCGCTCCCCGCCTTTAATCTAATTCTAGTTGCGGGTTATATGCGCAGAAATATGGTACTGCCTCACCTGCCGAGGTTTGTAAGTGGCTACAGTTTGGACTGCCGTCTAAAATCTGAATCGCAGGAAATTTGACGCTGCTACCGCCACATTGAAACAGTAACTGAATTCATCAGCGACGCATATAAGGAGGGGGATGACTATGAGGCTAAGAATTCTGGAAAATGAACCTTGCCTTATATTTGAATAAACACGGT encodes the following:
- the LOC119459428 gene encoding uncharacterized protein LOC119459428, with the protein product MNLGICFVTLVLMQASRGQESFPGSSPLSWLRNRVFGSKQNEQRFIDRVAAATQSLAALMNDPVVVAELNRYYGLMLRNPEVNKIVDSVRPSTTRPATRRVSAALPEMTSSQTTSPLTSRATKEPQSPTTTAIPTTTVRPANASAPNKAADQGKQPGSIVSTVRGVKYRFYFDPKLVVRPLDGPSLRARVRRHLNFVRLNDVENCMSFLICEMSRYPLAYGPLGVKVDRFFRYPMWDTGSSAAHYAAMARHGRRDGGCRGRISSCRHPIGPLFQRRYSFRYGHF